The Lipingzhangella halophila genome segment AGTCCAACGATCGACCGGCGTGCCGCGGCCTCCGCCCGAGTCCCTGGTCGCGCCGATCGCTTCCCCGGGGTGGTGCGGGGCTGGCGCTTCCTTAACCGGTGGTCGGCGGATGGTGTACCGGGGATCACCAGGAGGGGAGGGAGCGCGGAGACGGTCTCGGCGAGTCCGGCCCAACGCTCCGCGCACGTTCGATGGCAGAGCCGCACGCCGTAGTGGTCGGAGGCGGGATCGGCGGGTTGGCCGCCGCACTCGCCCTCCACCGCAGAGGCTGGGGGCTCACCGTCTGCGAGCGGGCTCCCGTCGCCGAGCCGGACGACCTCGGGCTGGCCGTCGCACCCAACGCGCTGCGCGGCCTCGACGCGCTCGACGCCGGCGCCGATGTCCGCGCGCGTTCCGCGCGGCACGGTGTCGCGGCGATCCGGCGCAAGGACGGCCGGTGGATCGTGCGCACCGGAGCCGCCGAGGCCGAGAACCGGTTCGGCGACCCGATGCGCGTGCTCCGGCGCGCCGAGCTGCACAGTCTGCTGCTGCGGCGGCTCCCCGAGGGCGCGCTGCGCACAGCCACCACCGTCAGCAGCGTCGAGCCCGGCGATACCCGGCAGCTCGCCCGGGTGCGCACCGACTCCGGGGAGCTGAGCGCGGACCTGGTGGTGGTGGCCGACGGCGTCCGTTCGACCATCCGGCCCATGCTGTTCCTGGAGCACCCGGGGATGGCCTACACCGGGTTCACGTGCTGGCACGCCATCGTGCAGCGTCCGGACGACCACCCTGTGGAGTTCGCGGAGAGCTGGGGCCCGGGCGGTGTCGCTGGAGTGCTTCCGCTGCCCGGCAACGAGGTGTACTGCTACGCCACCGGAAACGCCCCGGCAGGTGCCGCGGCCAAGGACGAGAGGGCGGAGCTGGCGCGGCGGCTCGATGGCTGGCACGGCCCGATCCCCGATCTCTTCGCCGCGGCGCCACCGGAGACGGTGGCGCGCAGCGACGTATGGCATGTGGACACCCCGTTGCCCGCCTACCACAAGGGACGCGTGGCGGTGCTGGGCGACGCCGCCCACGCGATGGCGCCCACCATGGGGCAGGGGGTCGGGCAGGCGATCGAGGACGCGGTGGTGCTGGCGCACCACGTCGACGGCTCCCTTGCCTACGTGCCAACCGCCCTGCAGTCCTACACCGACACCCGGTTGCCGCGCACGGCGGCCCTGGTGCAGCGGTCAGCGCAGCTCGCCGAGGCGATGCAGAGCGACTCCGCGGTGCTCATCGGGTTGCGCGACACCGCCGCGACCGTCGCGGGACGGCTCGCCCCTGGCCTGCTGGCGCACTATGTCCGACCGATCGACGACTGGCACCCGCCCGGCGCGGGTTAGGTGGTCCGTCTCGTGATGCGGGGTTGTGGCTGGCGGGGAACCGCCGCAGCGGGGCGGCGAGGACGGTGGGTAGCCAGGCGTGCCGCTTGTCGGTTCGGTGGTGCGCGGTGGCGGCACCAACGAGGCGGCGAAGGCACCGGACGGGCCAGCCCGCGGTCGTCGTTTCTGGTGCCCGGTGGTGGCGCACCCCACGGGGCGGCGAGGGCAGTGGGTGGGCCAGCCCCCGAAAATCGATACGGGTGCCCGATGGTGGCCCACGCGACGAGAGTGGGTGGCCGGGCCCGCGGTAATCGGTGCGGGTGCCCGGCGGTGACGCGCCCCACAGAGCAGCGACAACGGCGCACCCTAGGGCCACTGCCTGGTTCCGCCCGGCGCGGGGTTCAGGACCTGCGCTACCCACCCCCTCGCGTCCGCTATGCCCGATTTTCGCGCCGATCTTGAGGAAATCGTTTCCCTATCGTGCGGTAAAGGAACGATTTCCTCAAGATCAGCACCCAGACCACCCACAATCCAGATATAGCGGACGCGCGGAGGCTACCGCCGCACCGAAACCGACCATGCGGACAGATTCGGCGCCGAGAACGTCCCCACAGTCACCCTCGATACGACCCAGCGCCGAGAATGACGCCACGGACACTCTCGCCGCGTCCCGCCACCGGCCGCCGCCTCGTCGGGCGCGCCACCATCGGGCACCAGAACCGACCCCCGGGGGCTGGCCCACCCGCCGCCTTCGCTGCTGCTTTCGTCGGGCGCGCCACCATCGGGCACCAGAACCGATGGGCGCGGGTTGGCCCACCATTACCTTCTAGAGCGGTCCCACCGCCCTCGTCGCCCCGCGTGCCGCCCGGGCGTGCGTGTTCCGCTGGGCCACGGGTGTTCCGGTGCAGGATGATGGCAGCATGCGAATCCGGCACGCGCTCGTCGTGGGCGGCGGGATCGGAGGGCTGGCCGCTGCCCTGGCGCTGCACCGGCAGGGATGGACGGTCACCGTCGCGGAGCGGGCCGTGTCGCTGGCACCGGTCGGCTCGGGTATCGCTCTGGCCCCGAACGCGGTCCGGGCATTGCGTGAGCTCGGTGTCGCCAACGAGGTGCGCGCCTGGTCAGCCGACATCGACGGCATGGGAGTCCGGCACCCGGACGGCCGGTGGCTGCTGCACCGGGACGCCGCGCGGCTCTGGCGGCGTTTCGGCGCCCCGTTCATCGTGATGGAGCGGGCCAACCTGGTGCACATCCTGGCGGACCGGTTGCCACCCGACTCGGTGCGCCTCGCGACGAGGGTCTACGACGTCCAGGTGGGCGACCGGGGCCGGCCCGCCCGGGTCAGCACATCGCGGGGGGAGCTGGCCGCCGATCTGGTGGTCGCCGCGGACGGGCTGCGTTCAGCGGTGCGGTCCCAGCTCTTTCCCGGCCACCAGGGGCCCGTGCACGCGGGGTTCACGGTGTGGCGGGCGGTGGTGCCCGGCCCCGAAGGGGAGGTGCACGCCGCCGAGACCTGGGGGCAGGGCGGGGTGGTCGGTGTGCTGCCCCTGGGAGACGGCGCGGTCCACTGCTACGCCAGTGGGGTGGTGCCGGCGGGGGCGCTCTTCCACGACGAGCGCGCCGAGGCCCTGCGGCGGTTCGGTGACTGGCACGCCCCGATTCCCGAGCTGCTCGCCGCTGGGACGCCCGAGACGCTGCTGCGGGACGACATCTTTCACCTGGCCCAGCCGCTGCCGGTGCTGCATCGAGGGCGGGTGGTGCTGCTGGGCGATGCCGCACACCCCATGACCCCGAGCCTGGGCCAAGGCGGGTGCCAGGCGATCGAGGACGCGGTGGTGCTGGCGTACGTGGTCCACGACGGGGCGGACGTCCCGTCCATGGTGCACGGATACACCGCCGCGCGGCTGGAGCGAACAGCGGCGATGATCCGGCGCTCGGCCCGCTCGGGCAGGCTGCTGCACCGTGAGTCGGAGGTCGTGGTGCGGGCGCGCTGGACCGCGGCCGCACTGCTGGGACGGCTGCCGTTCGACGTGGTCGCCCGCCAGCTCAGCCCGGTCGTCGACTGGGAGCCCCCCTCACTGGGGGAGGCCCGTGGCATCCGGAAGAGGTGAGCCCCGCACGCGTCAGGCGCGTGCGGGGCGGCATGGGGTTCGCCGGCGGCCCTACTGCTCGGACTCGCGCCCGGGCCGGGTGTTGGGCACCATCTGGGTGTCGGTGTCCTTACGCAGCCCGATCTTGGAGCCGAGCCACACCACCGGGTCGTACTTGCGGTCGGCCGCCTTCTCCTTGAGCGGGATGAGCGAGTTGTCGGTGATCTTGATGTGCTCCGGGCAGACCTCGGTGCAGCACTTGGTGATGTTGCAGTACCCGAGGCCGAAGTCCTCCTGGGCGACCTTCCGCCGGTCGGCGGTGTCCTCGGGGTGCATCTCCAGCTCAGCGACCCGCATCAGGTAGCGCGGTCCGGAGAAGTTCTCCTTGTTCTCCTCGTGGTCCCGGATGACGTGGCAGACGTTCTGGCACAGGAAGCACTCGATGCACTTGCGGAACTCCTGCGGGCGTTCGACGTCGGCCTGCTGCATCCGGAAGTCGCCGGGTTTGGTCTCCGGGTCCGGCGTGAAGGAGGGGATCTCCCGGGCCTTCTGGTAGTTGTACGAGACGTCGCAGACGAGGTCCCGGATGACCGGGAAGGTCTGAAGCGGGGTGACGGTGATCGTCTCGTCGGGCTCGAACGTCGACATCCGGGCCATGCAGGACAGCCGCGGCCGCCCGTTGATCTCCATCGAGCACGACCCGCACTTGCCGGCCTTGCAGTTCCAGCGCACCGCCAGATCGGGGGTCTGGGTCGCCTGCAGGCGGTGCAGAATGTCGAGGACCACCTCGCCCTCGTTCACCTCCACCGTGTACTCGGTGTGCTCGCCGTCGGCGTCCCCGCGCCAAACGTGGAACGTCCGCTCCGTGGCCATTACTTGTCCTCCTTGGCGGTCTCCTCCGCGGGCAGCTCCGCGTCGGTGAGGTACTTGGCAAGCTCTTCTCGCTCGAAAAGCTCCAGCAGGTCGGGGCGCAGAGGGTCGACGGGACGCTGGCGCAACCGGACCTTGCCGTCGCGCAGCGAGACGAGCAGGTTGACCTTGCGCCACTCCGGGGACATCTCGGGGAAGTCGTCGCGGGTGTGGCCGCCGCGGGACTCCTCGCGTTCGAGGGCGGCCCGGGCGATGCTCTCCGAGACGAGCAGCATGTTCCACAGGTCCAGCGCGAGGTGCCAGCCGGGGTTGTAGATCGTCCCGCCTTCGGACCGCACGTTGGCGACGCGTTCGCGGATCTTGGCCAGGTTCTCCAGGGCCTCCTCGATCTCGGAGCCGCGCCGGATGATGCCGACCAGGTCGTTCATCGTCTCCTGGAGCTCCTGGTGCACGGCGTAGGGGTTCTCGCCGGCCTCGCGCTGCAGCGGAGCCTGCGCCGCTGCGACCGCGGCCTGAAGGTCCTCCTCGGCGACGGTGGGGCGCTCGCTACCCAGCCCGTCGAGATAGGACGCCGCGCCTAGCCCGCTGCGGCAGCCGAACACCAGCAGGTCGGACAGCGAGTTCCCGCCTAGCCGGTTGGAGCCGTGCATGCCGCCGGCGACCTCCCCGGCGGCGAACAGGCCGGGGACCACGGCGGCACCGGTGTCGGCGTCGACCTCGACCCCGCCCATTACGTAGTGGCAGGTGGGGCCGACCTCCATGGGCTCGGCGGTGATGTCGACGTCGGCCAGCTCCCTGAACTGGTGGTGCATCGACGGAAGCCGGCGGGTGATCTCACTGGCCGGCATCCGGGTGGAGACGTCCAGGTAGACACCGCCGTGCGGAGAGCCGCGGCCCTCCTTGACCTCGGTGTTGATCGCGCGCGCCACCTCGTCGCGCGGGAGCAGTTCGGGCGGGCGGCGGTTGTTCTCCGGGTCGGTGTACCAGCCGTCGGCCTCCTCCTCGCTCTCGGCGTAGTGCGAGCGGAAGACATCGGGCACGTAGCCGAACATGAACCGCTCACCGTTGGAGTTGCGCAGCACGCCGCCGTCGCCGCGGACGGACTCGGTGACGAGGATGCCCTTCACCGAGGGCGGCCAGACCATGCCGGTGGGGTGGAACTGGACGAACTCCATGTTCAGCAGGGTGGCCCCGGCGCGCAGCGCGAGCGCGTGGCCGTCGCCGGTGTACTCCCAGGAGTTCGACGTGACCTTGAAGGACTTGCCGACACCGCCGGTCGCCAGGATGACGGCCGGCGCCTCGAACAGCACGAACTCGCCGCTCTCGCGGATGTAGGCGAAGGCACCGGCGATGCGCTCGCCGTCCTTGACCAGTTCGGTCACCGTGGTCTCGGCGAAGACCTTCAGCATGGCGTCGGGGTCGCCCAGCTCGACGGCGTCGGCCTGCTGCAGCTGCACCACGCGTTGCTGGAGCGTGCGGATCAGCTCCAGCCCGGTGCGGTCGCCGACGTGCGCGAGCCGCGGGTACTCGTGCCCACCGAAGTTCCGCTGGCTGATCTTGCCGTCGGAGGTCCGGTCGAACAGCGCGCCCCAGTACTCCAGTTCCAGGACGCGCTCACCGGCCTCCTTGGCGTGCAGTTCTGCCATGCGGGGGTCGTTGAGGAACTTGCCGCCGCGGATGGTGTCGCGGAAGTGCACCTGCCAGCGGTC includes the following:
- a CDS encoding FAD-dependent monooxygenase, coding for MAEPHAVVVGGGIGGLAAALALHRRGWGLTVCERAPVAEPDDLGLAVAPNALRGLDALDAGADVRARSARHGVAAIRRKDGRWIVRTGAAEAENRFGDPMRVLRRAELHSLLLRRLPEGALRTATTVSSVEPGDTRQLARVRTDSGELSADLVVVADGVRSTIRPMLFLEHPGMAYTGFTCWHAIVQRPDDHPVEFAESWGPGGVAGVLPLPGNEVYCYATGNAPAGAAAKDERAELARRLDGWHGPIPDLFAAAPPETVARSDVWHVDTPLPAYHKGRVAVLGDAAHAMAPTMGQGVGQAIEDAVVLAHHVDGSLAYVPTALQSYTDTRLPRTAALVQRSAQLAEAMQSDSAVLIGLRDTAATVAGRLAPGLLAHYVRPIDDWHPPGAG
- a CDS encoding FAD-dependent monooxygenase, whose product is MRIRHALVVGGGIGGLAAALALHRQGWTVTVAERAVSLAPVGSGIALAPNAVRALRELGVANEVRAWSADIDGMGVRHPDGRWLLHRDAARLWRRFGAPFIVMERANLVHILADRLPPDSVRLATRVYDVQVGDRGRPARVSTSRGELAADLVVAADGLRSAVRSQLFPGHQGPVHAGFTVWRAVVPGPEGEVHAAETWGQGGVVGVLPLGDGAVHCYASGVVPAGALFHDERAEALRRFGDWHAPIPELLAAGTPETLLRDDIFHLAQPLPVLHRGRVVLLGDAAHPMTPSLGQGGCQAIEDAVVLAYVVHDGADVPSMVHGYTAARLERTAAMIRRSARSGRLLHRESEVVVRARWTAAALLGRLPFDVVARQLSPVVDWEPPSLGEARGIRKR
- a CDS encoding succinate dehydrogenase/fumarate reductase iron-sulfur subunit, coding for MATERTFHVWRGDADGEHTEYTVEVNEGEVVLDILHRLQATQTPDLAVRWNCKAGKCGSCSMEINGRPRLSCMARMSTFEPDETITVTPLQTFPVIRDLVCDVSYNYQKAREIPSFTPDPETKPGDFRMQQADVERPQEFRKCIECFLCQNVCHVIRDHEENKENFSGPRYLMRVAELEMHPEDTADRRKVAQEDFGLGYCNITKCCTEVCPEHIKITDNSLIPLKEKAADRKYDPVVWLGSKIGLRKDTDTQMVPNTRPGRESEQ
- a CDS encoding fumarate reductase/succinate dehydrogenase flavoprotein subunit: MSEITRLPYDVVVIGAGGAGLRAAIEARQQGKKTAIISKSLFGKAHTVMAEGGAAAALGNVSQQDRWQVHFRDTIRGGKFLNDPRMAELHAKEAGERVLELEYWGALFDRTSDGKISQRNFGGHEYPRLAHVGDRTGLELIRTLQQRVVQLQQADAVELGDPDAMLKVFAETTVTELVKDGERIAGAFAYIRESGEFVLFEAPAVILATGGVGKSFKVTSNSWEYTGDGHALALRAGATLLNMEFVQFHPTGMVWPPSVKGILVTESVRGDGGVLRNSNGERFMFGYVPDVFRSHYAESEEEADGWYTDPENNRRPPELLPRDEVARAINTEVKEGRGSPHGGVYLDVSTRMPASEITRRLPSMHHQFRELADVDITAEPMEVGPTCHYVMGGVEVDADTGAAVVPGLFAAGEVAGGMHGSNRLGGNSLSDLLVFGCRSGLGAASYLDGLGSERPTVAEEDLQAAVAAAQAPLQREAGENPYAVHQELQETMNDLVGIIRRGSEIEEALENLAKIRERVANVRSEGGTIYNPGWHLALDLWNMLLVSESIARAALEREESRGGHTRDDFPEMSPEWRKVNLLVSLRDGKVRLRQRPVDPLRPDLLELFEREELAKYLTDAELPAEETAKEDK